Proteins co-encoded in one Pseudomonas fluorescens genomic window:
- a CDS encoding DNA-directed RNA polymerase subunit alpha — translation MQISVNEFLTPRHIDVQVVSPTRAKITLEPLERGFGHTLGNALRRILLSSMPGCAVVEAEIDGVLHEYSAIEGVQEDVIEILLNLKGLAIKLHGRDEVTLTLSKKGSGVVTAADIQLDHDVEIVNPDHVIANLASNGALNMKLTVARGRGYEPADSRQSDEDESRSIGRLQLDSSFSPVRRIAYVVENARVEQRTNLDKLVIDLETNGTLDPEEAIRRAATILQQQLAAFVDLKGDSEPVVVEQEDEIDPILLRPVDDLELTVRSANCLKAENIYYIGDLIQRTEVELLKTPNLGKKSLTEIKDVLASRGLSLGMRLDNWPPASLKKDDKATA, via the coding sequence ATGCAGATTTCGGTAAATGAGTTCCTGACACCCCGCCATATTGATGTGCAGGTTGTCAGTCCAACCCGCGCCAAGATCACTCTCGAGCCTCTCGAGCGTGGTTTCGGCCACACCCTGGGCAACGCGCTGCGCCGCATCCTGTTGTCCTCAATGCCCGGCTGCGCAGTAGTCGAGGCCGAGATTGACGGTGTGCTCCACGAGTACAGCGCCATCGAAGGTGTACAGGAAGACGTAATTGAAATCCTGTTGAACCTTAAAGGTCTGGCTATCAAGCTGCACGGCCGTGACGAAGTTACGCTGACCTTGTCGAAGAAGGGTTCGGGGGTGGTTACCGCTGCCGATATTCAGCTGGATCATGATGTCGAGATCGTTAATCCCGATCACGTAATCGCTAACCTGGCGTCTAACGGCGCCCTGAACATGAAGCTCACCGTAGCTCGTGGTCGTGGTTATGAACCAGCCGACTCGCGTCAGAGCGATGAAGACGAAAGCCGCAGCATCGGTCGCTTGCAGCTCGACTCTTCGTTCAGCCCGGTTCGCCGTATCGCATACGTGGTGGAAAACGCCCGTGTCGAACAGCGTACCAACCTGGACAAGCTGGTTATTGATCTGGAAACCAACGGTACTCTGGATCCTGAAGAGGCTATCCGTCGTGCTGCAACCATTCTGCAACAGCAGTTGGCTGCGTTCGTCGACCTCAAAGGTGACAGTGAGCCAGTGGTTGTCGAGCAGGAAGACGAGATCGATCCGATCCTGCTTCGCCCGGTTGACGATCTGGAACTGACTGTACGTTCGGCTAACTGCCTTAAGGCGGAAAACATCTACTACATCGGTGACCTGATTCAGCGTACCGAAGTAGAGCTGTTGAAGACTCCGAACCTGGGCAAGAAATCCTTGACTGAAATCAAGGACGTTCTGGCCTCCCGCGGTCTGTCCCTCGGCATGCGCCTCGACAACTGGCCGCCTGCAAGTCTTAAGAAGGACGACAAGGCGACTGCCTGA
- the rpsD gene encoding 30S ribosomal protein S4, which produces MARYIGPKCKLARREGTDLFLKSGVRAIESKCNIEAAPGIHGQRRGRQSDYGTQLREKQKVRRIYGVLERQFSGYYKEAAGKKGATGENLLQLLECRLDNVVYRMGFGSTRAESRQLVSHKSISVNGQTVNVPSYQVRAGDVVAVREKAKNQLRIVQALDLCAQRGRVEWVEVDTEKKSGVFKNVPARSDLSADINESLIVELYSK; this is translated from the coding sequence ATGGCTCGTTACATTGGTCCAAAATGCAAACTCGCTCGTCGCGAAGGCACCGATCTCTTCCTGAAGAGCGGCGTGCGCGCGATCGAATCGAAGTGCAACATTGAAGCAGCACCTGGTATCCACGGCCAACGCCGCGGTCGCCAGTCCGACTACGGCACCCAACTGCGTGAGAAGCAGAAGGTTCGTCGTATCTACGGCGTTCTCGAGCGTCAGTTCAGCGGCTACTACAAAGAAGCTGCTGGCAAGAAAGGTGCAACCGGTGAAAACCTGCTGCAACTGCTCGAATGCCGTCTGGACAACGTCGTATACCGTATGGGCTTTGGTTCGACTCGTGCCGAATCCCGTCAGCTGGTATCGCACAAGTCGATCAGCGTTAACGGTCAGACCGTAAACGTTCCTTCCTACCAGGTTCGTGCTGGTGACGTGGTCGCTGTTCGCGAGAAAGCAAAAAATCAACTTCGCATTGTCCAAGCTCTCGATCTGTGTGCTCAACGTGGCCGCGTAGAGTGGGTAGAAGTAGACACTGAGAAGAAGTCGGGCGTTTTCAAGAACGTTCCTGCTCGCAGTGATCTGTCCGCCGACATCAACGAAAGCCTGATTGTCGAGCTCTACTCCAAGTAA
- the rpsK gene encoding 30S ribosomal protein S11 — MAKPAARPRKKVKKTVVDGIAHIHASFNNTIVTITDRQGNALSWATSGGSGFRGSRKSTPFAAQVAAERAGQAALEYGLKNLDVNVKGPGPGRESAVRALNGCGYKIASITDVTPIPHNGCRPPKKRRV, encoded by the coding sequence ATGGCAAAACCTGCTGCTCGTCCTCGTAAAAAAGTTAAAAAGACAGTGGTTGATGGCATCGCCCACATCCATGCTTCTTTTAACAACACCATCGTGACCATTACCGACCGTCAAGGTAACGCTCTTTCCTGGGCTACCTCCGGTGGTTCGGGTTTCCGCGGTTCCCGCAAGTCCACCCCGTTCGCTGCTCAAGTAGCTGCTGAGCGTGCTGGTCAAGCTGCGCTGGAATACGGCCTGAAAAACCTCGACGTAAACGTCAAGGGCCCAGGTCCAGGTCGTGAATCCGCAGTCCGCGCTTTGAACGGCTGTGGCTACAAGATCGCCAGCATCACCGACGTGACGCCAATCCCGCACAACGGGTGCCGTCCGCCGAAGAAGCGCCGCGTGTAA